One Brachybacterium kimchii genomic window carries:
- a CDS encoding M20 metallopeptidase family protein — protein sequence MTTSENTPAPIPSYAQEAVDHLDDLVGLRRALHQDPELGLDLPRTQERVLAALQDLGLRITTGTDLSSIVAVLEGGRPGPVVLLRADMDALPLRERTGLPYASPTDRMHACGHDLHTSALVGAARLLAAHREELPGRIVFMFQPGEEGPGGAEPMIREGVLDAAGERPIAAYGIHVGPGPRGTFITRAGTVMAGAANLRVRVHGAGGHGSQPMRAIDPVAPLVEIAGSLQTMISRRFSSADPVVASVTTLEASSAINVIPDSAALGATVRTMTAESADRFGELVRQFAENIARAHGARAEVDWEILYPATVNDDAEEAFAVAELREAFGEVRVHESPQPLMGSEDFSYVLQEVPGCFVFLLCSPDDLPEGELAVNHSAEVLFDDSVLADQAAALASLAHGRLRKAAAGS from the coding sequence GTGACCACTTCGGAGAACACCCCCGCACCGATCCCCTCCTACGCGCAGGAGGCGGTCGACCACCTCGACGACCTCGTCGGCCTGCGCCGCGCCCTGCACCAGGACCCCGAGCTGGGACTGGACCTCCCCCGCACCCAGGAGCGCGTGCTCGCGGCCCTGCAGGACCTGGGCCTGCGCATCACGACCGGCACGGACCTCAGCAGCATCGTGGCCGTCCTCGAGGGCGGACGCCCCGGCCCCGTCGTGCTGCTGCGCGCGGACATGGACGCGCTCCCCCTGCGGGAGCGGACCGGGCTCCCCTATGCGTCCCCCACGGACCGCATGCACGCCTGCGGCCATGATCTGCACACCTCGGCTCTGGTCGGCGCCGCCCGCCTGCTCGCGGCCCACCGCGAGGAGCTCCCCGGCCGCATCGTGTTCATGTTCCAGCCCGGCGAGGAGGGCCCTGGGGGCGCCGAGCCGATGATCCGAGAGGGCGTGCTCGACGCCGCGGGCGAGCGACCGATCGCCGCCTACGGCATCCACGTGGGCCCCGGGCCCCGCGGCACCTTCATCACGCGCGCGGGCACCGTCATGGCGGGCGCCGCGAACCTGCGCGTGCGCGTGCACGGCGCCGGAGGCCACGGGTCCCAGCCCATGCGGGCCATCGACCCGGTCGCGCCTCTCGTCGAGATCGCGGGCTCCCTGCAGACGATGATCTCGCGACGCTTCTCCTCCGCGGATCCCGTGGTGGCATCGGTGACCACGCTCGAGGCGTCCAGCGCCATCAACGTCATCCCGGACTCCGCCGCCCTCGGCGCGACGGTGCGCACGATGACGGCGGAGTCCGCCGACCGCTTCGGTGAGCTGGTGCGGCAGTTCGCGGAGAACATCGCCCGCGCCCACGGAGCGCGCGCCGAGGTCGACTGGGAGATCCTCTACCCGGCGACTGTCAACGACGACGCGGAGGAGGCGTTCGCGGTCGCGGAGCTGCGCGAGGCCTTCGGTGAGGTGCGCGTGCACGAGTCGCCCCAGCCGCTGATGGGCTCCGAGGACTTCTCCTACGTGCTGCAGGAGGTGCCCGGCTGCTTCGTGTTCCTGCTGTGCTCCCCCGACGACCTGCCCGAGGGGGAGCTCGCGGTCAACCACTCGGCCGAGGTGCTCTTCGACGACTCGGTGCTGGCCGATCAGGCGGCGGCGCTCGCCTCGCTCGCCCACGGTCGGCTGCGGAAGGCGGCCGCCGGCTCCTGA
- a CDS encoding OsmC family protein: MTSVPEATFPLPDEFGEGSVWVDRVGERSLVGRNRRGVEIPIGKGEGQVDPGELLKIALIGCAGMSMDIPTSRRLGEDFAVRLWAHGTSDETSNRYEAIHEQIQLDLDGLSPDELRRLRAVIDRSIEASCTVQRTVVPGVGVDHEILGLDSALEDDEDEEQQR; encoded by the coding sequence ATGACCAGCGTTCCCGAGGCGACGTTCCCGCTCCCCGACGAGTTCGGCGAGGGCAGCGTGTGGGTGGACCGCGTGGGCGAGCGCTCGCTCGTCGGGCGCAACCGCCGCGGGGTCGAGATCCCGATCGGCAAGGGCGAGGGGCAGGTCGACCCGGGAGAGCTGCTGAAGATCGCGTTGATCGGCTGCGCAGGGATGAGCATGGACATCCCCACCTCGCGGCGCCTGGGGGAGGACTTCGCTGTGCGGCTGTGGGCGCACGGCACCTCCGACGAGACGTCCAACCGCTACGAGGCCATCCACGAGCAGATCCAGCTGGACCTCGACGGGCTCTCGCCCGACGAGCTCCGCCGGCTCCGCGCGGTCATCGACCGTTCCATCGAGGCGTCGTGCACGGTGCAGCGCACCGTGGTCCCGGGTGTCGGGGTCGACCACGAGATCCTCGGCCTGGACTCCGCCCTCGAGGACGACGAGGACGAGGAGCAGCAGCGATGA
- the def gene encoding peptide deformylase: MTIRPIRVIGDPVLRTVCDPVREITQGVRTLVADLLDTVDDEGRAGVAANQIGVALRAFSWRLEDEDGTGTLGYVLNPEITELSEELQEDGEEGCLSVPGLWYPRTRAAFARCEGTDLEGRPVVLEGEDLVARLIQHEVGHLDGHLFIDGLERPVKKRALRDIRERL, from the coding sequence ATGACCATCCGTCCCATCCGCGTGATCGGTGACCCCGTGCTGCGGACGGTCTGCGATCCCGTCCGCGAGATCACCCAGGGGGTGCGCACCCTGGTCGCCGATCTCCTGGACACCGTGGACGACGAGGGCCGCGCCGGCGTCGCCGCCAACCAGATCGGCGTCGCCCTGCGCGCCTTCTCCTGGCGCCTCGAGGACGAGGACGGCACCGGCACGCTCGGCTACGTCCTGAACCCCGAGATCACCGAGCTCTCCGAGGAGCTCCAGGAGGACGGCGAGGAGGGCTGCCTCTCGGTGCCCGGCCTGTGGTATCCCCGCACCCGTGCGGCCTTCGCCCGCTGCGAGGGCACGGACCTCGAGGGCCGCCCCGTCGTCCTCGAGGGCGAGGACCTCGTCGCGCGCCTCATCCAGCACGAGGTCGGGCACCTCGACGGGCACCTCTTCATCGACGGCCTCGAGCGTCCTGTGAAGAAGCGGGCATTGCGCGACATCCGCGAGAGGCTCTAG
- a CDS encoding DUF3145 domain-containing protein: MTQGVLFIHSAPRALAPHIEWAAQGVLGVPARLRWEDQPAHRGLVRAELGWRGREDTGARLVSALRSMGDVRFEVTQEATTQADGARWSFTPDLGAHHAVTDRAGNTVLTEDHLRGCMERAGMDPQRMRHEIGVALGEPWDEDLEIYRYGGEGVPMRWLHRVS; this comes from the coding sequence ATGACCCAGGGTGTGCTCTTCATCCACTCCGCTCCGCGAGCCCTCGCACCGCATATCGAATGGGCCGCGCAGGGAGTACTCGGCGTGCCCGCACGCCTGCGCTGGGAGGACCAGCCCGCGCATCGCGGCCTCGTGCGCGCCGAGCTCGGCTGGCGCGGCCGGGAGGACACCGGCGCGCGCCTCGTGAGCGCCCTGCGCAGCATGGGCGACGTGCGCTTCGAGGTCACCCAGGAGGCGACCACGCAGGCCGACGGCGCTCGCTGGAGCTTCACCCCGGACCTCGGCGCCCACCACGCCGTCACCGACCGCGCCGGCAACACCGTGCTCACCGAGGACCATCTGCGCGGATGCATGGAGCGCGCGGGCATGGACCCGCAGCGCATGCGCCACGAGATCGGTGTCGCCCTCGGCGAGCCCTGGGACGAGGACCTCGAGATCTACCGCTACGGCGGCGAGGGAGTGCCCATGCGCTGGCTCCACCGCGTGAGCTGA
- a CDS encoding beta-ketoacyl-[acyl-carrier-protein] synthase family protein has translation MSADRTRVAITGLGTVNPLGGDVASTWEAALAGTSTAHTLDNDWKERYGLSVDFACQVGIDPLTILSRPEAKKLDPSGQYAMIAAREAWADAGAPDVDPYRLGVVVGTGIGGVWTILDQWDVVKERGARRVNPFTVPMLMANSSSAHIEMDLGARAGAHTPVSACASGSEAVAQAFDMIRSGRADVVVCGGTEACVHPLPLAGFANIRALSTRTDDPEHASRPYDVDRDGFVLGEGAAILVLESEEHAKARGAKVHAYVAGRGMASDAHHISAPLQDGQAHAISEAVEDAGITAADIRHVNSHGTSTPLGDIGELQAVRQALEDETDQIVVSSTKSMTGHLLGGAGAIESLFSVLALRERLAPPTINIENLDPETPMQIAQNSPVALPEGDIAVLNNAFGFGGHDVAVVFTNS, from the coding sequence ATGTCAGCTGATCGCACCCGCGTCGCCATCACCGGTCTGGGCACCGTCAACCCGCTGGGCGGGGACGTCGCCTCGACCTGGGAGGCCGCACTCGCGGGCACCTCGACGGCGCACACCCTCGACAACGACTGGAAAGAGCGCTACGGCCTCTCCGTCGACTTCGCCTGCCAGGTCGGGATCGACCCCCTCACGATCCTCTCCCGCCCCGAGGCCAAGAAGCTCGACCCCTCCGGGCAGTACGCCATGATCGCGGCCCGCGAGGCGTGGGCCGACGCGGGAGCGCCCGACGTCGACCCCTACCGCCTCGGCGTGGTCGTCGGCACGGGCATCGGGGGCGTCTGGACGATCCTGGACCAGTGGGACGTCGTCAAGGAGCGCGGCGCGCGCCGCGTGAACCCCTTCACCGTCCCGATGCTCATGGCCAACTCCTCGAGCGCGCACATCGAGATGGACCTGGGAGCCCGCGCCGGCGCCCACACGCCCGTCTCCGCGTGCGCCTCGGGCTCCGAGGCCGTCGCCCAGGCCTTCGACATGATCCGCTCCGGCCGGGCCGACGTGGTCGTCTGCGGCGGCACCGAGGCGTGCGTGCATCCGCTGCCCCTCGCCGGCTTCGCGAACATCCGCGCGCTGTCCACGCGGACCGACGACCCCGAGCACGCCTCGCGGCCCTACGACGTGGACCGCGACGGCTTCGTCCTCGGCGAGGGCGCCGCGATCCTGGTCCTCGAGTCCGAGGAGCACGCGAAGGCGCGCGGGGCGAAGGTCCACGCCTATGTGGCCGGCCGCGGCATGGCCTCGGACGCCCACCACATCTCCGCTCCCCTGCAGGACGGCCAGGCGCACGCCATCAGCGAGGCCGTGGAGGACGCGGGGATCACCGCCGCGGACATCCGCCACGTGAACTCCCACGGCACCTCGACCCCGCTCGGCGACATCGGCGAGCTGCAGGCCGTGCGCCAGGCCCTCGAGGACGAGACCGATCAGATCGTCGTGAGCTCGACGAAGTCGATGACCGGTCACCTGCTGGGCGGCGCCGGCGCGATCGAGTCGCTGTTCAGCGTGCTCGCCCTGCGCGAGCGCCTCGCCCCGCCGACGATCAACATCGAGAACCTCGATCCCGAGACGCCGATGCAGATCGCCCAGAACAGCCCTGTGGCCCTCCCCGAGGGCGACATCGCCGTGCTGAACAACGCCTTCGGCTTCGGCGGTCACGACGTCGCGGTGGTGTTCACGAACTCCTGA
- a CDS encoding acyl carrier protein, with the protein MAHTEDEILAGLAEIVNEETGVETSDVQPEKSFTDDLDIDSISMMTIVVNAEEKFEVRIPDEEVKNLVTVGDAVKYIAGAQA; encoded by the coding sequence ATGGCTCACACCGAAGACGAGATCCTCGCGGGCCTCGCTGAGATCGTCAACGAGGAGACCGGTGTCGAGACCTCGGACGTCCAGCCCGAGAAGTCGTTCACGGACGACCTCGACATCGACTCGATCTCGATGATGACCATCGTGGTGAACGCCGAGGAGAAGTTCGAGGTGCGCATCCCCGACGAGGAGGTCAAGAACCTCGTCACCGTCGGCGACGCCGTGAAGTACATCGCCGGCGCCCAGGCCTGA
- a CDS encoding beta-ketoacyl-ACP synthase III: MTVSLRPHPTVAGSKVLAYGAARGDRTVPNEELVGPIDSSDEWIRQRTGIVTRRRASAEVGVADLAEQAGHEAIEASGVDASQIDAIIVSTISFPYATPSLATLLGAKLGSPAAIAYDISAACAGFCYGIGQADALIRSGSARHVLVIGAEKLSDFVDPADRSISFLLGDGAGAAVLGASDVPLVGPTVWGSDGENWSTIRMTGSLTDFRDGRTPWPTMEQDGRTVFRWAVWHTAERIRQMLSEAGLTVDDIDVFVPHQANMRIIDELAKQLRLPESVVVGRDIAETGNTSAASIPLATHRLIQEGAARSGDVLVQFGFGAGLAFAGQVLVLP, encoded by the coding sequence GTGACGGTCTCCCTGCGCCCGCACCCCACCGTCGCGGGCTCGAAGGTGCTCGCGTACGGCGCCGCCCGCGGCGACCGCACCGTGCCCAACGAGGAGCTCGTCGGCCCCATCGACTCCTCCGACGAGTGGATCCGCCAGCGCACGGGCATCGTCACCCGTCGCCGCGCGAGCGCCGAGGTCGGCGTCGCCGATCTCGCCGAGCAGGCCGGTCACGAGGCGATCGAGGCCAGCGGCGTGGACGCCTCGCAGATCGACGCGATCATCGTCTCGACGATCAGCTTCCCCTACGCGACGCCCTCACTCGCGACGCTGCTCGGCGCGAAGCTCGGCTCCCCGGCCGCGATCGCCTACGACATCTCCGCCGCCTGCGCCGGCTTCTGCTACGGCATCGGCCAGGCGGACGCGCTCATCCGCTCCGGCAGCGCCCGCCACGTGCTCGTGATCGGCGCCGAGAAGCTCTCCGACTTCGTGGATCCCGCCGACCGCTCGATCTCGTTCCTGCTCGGGGACGGTGCCGGCGCGGCGGTGCTCGGCGCCTCGGACGTACCCCTCGTCGGCCCCACCGTGTGGGGCAGCGACGGCGAGAACTGGAGCACGATCCGCATGACCGGCTCCCTCACGGACTTCCGCGACGGCAGGACCCCGTGGCCGACGATGGAGCAGGACGGCCGGACCGTCTTCCGCTGGGCCGTGTGGCACACGGCCGAGAGGATCCGGCAGATGCTCTCCGAGGCCGGCCTCACGGTCGACGACATCGACGTGTTCGTCCCCCATCAGGCGAACATGCGGATCATCGATGAGCTCGCCAAGCAGCTCAGGCTGCCCGAGAGCGTCGTCGTCGGACGCGACATCGCCGAGACCGGCAACACCTCGGCCGCCTCCATTCCCCTGGCCACCCACCGGCTGATCCAGGAGGGCGCGGCGCGCAGCGGCGACGTCCTCGTGCAGTTCGGCTTCGGCGCCGGCCTCGCCTTCGCCGGCCAGGTGCTCGTCCTGCCCTGA
- a CDS encoding ACP S-malonyltransferase, translating into MLAIVCPGQGAQKPGFLSPWLELPGAREALGALSEAGEVDLATHGTVSDADTIRDTAVAQPLLVAAGILAADALATQAADGSAAGGVVPGAFAAASPADLLAGHSVGEVTASALAGVLSAADAMRLVAVRSRAMATAAAAEETSMAAVVGGVREEVLAAIEAAGLTPANINSAAQVVAAGSAAGVAALGENPPARARVIPLQVAGAFHTPYMAGAREELAAFAPQLSPAAPSVPLVTNAGGESITDGARYLELIVQQVASPVDWQACMATFAERGVTGILEVNPAGTLTGLAKRELKGVGLQNLNSPDDLEAARAFVEAHAGAAADDGASDGGSSDGAER; encoded by the coding sequence GTGCTCGCCATCGTCTGCCCCGGCCAGGGCGCCCAGAAACCCGGATTCCTCAGCCCGTGGCTCGAGCTTCCCGGTGCCCGTGAGGCGCTCGGCGCACTCAGCGAGGCCGGCGAGGTCGACCTCGCGACCCACGGCACCGTCTCCGACGCCGACACCATCCGCGACACCGCGGTCGCCCAGCCGCTGCTGGTCGCCGCCGGGATCCTCGCGGCCGACGCCCTCGCGACGCAGGCCGCCGACGGGTCCGCCGCGGGCGGCGTCGTCCCGGGAGCCTTCGCCGCGGCGTCGCCCGCCGACCTTCTGGCCGGGCACAGCGTCGGCGAGGTCACCGCGAGCGCCCTGGCGGGCGTGCTCTCCGCGGCCGATGCCATGCGGCTGGTCGCCGTGCGCTCGCGTGCGATGGCGACCGCGGCCGCTGCGGAGGAGACGTCGATGGCGGCGGTCGTCGGCGGCGTGCGCGAGGAGGTCCTGGCGGCGATCGAGGCCGCGGGCCTCACCCCGGCGAACATCAACTCGGCCGCCCAGGTCGTCGCGGCGGGCAGCGCCGCGGGCGTGGCCGCGCTCGGCGAGAACCCGCCCGCCCGCGCCCGGGTGATCCCGCTGCAGGTCGCGGGCGCCTTCCACACCCCGTACATGGCGGGCGCGCGCGAGGAGCTCGCCGCCTTCGCCCCGCAGCTCTCCCCCGCTGCCCCGTCCGTGCCGCTGGTGACGAACGCCGGCGGTGAGAGCATCACCGACGGTGCGCGCTACCTCGAGCTCATCGTCCAGCAGGTCGCCTCCCCCGTGGACTGGCAGGCCTGCATGGCGACCTTTGCCGAGCGCGGCGTCACCGGCATCCTCGAGGTCAACCCCGCCGGCACCCTCACCGGGCTCGCCAAGCGGGAGCTGAAGGGCGTGGGCCTGCAGAACCTCAACTCCCCCGATGACCTCGAGGCCGCGCGCGCGTTCGTCGAGGCGCACGCGGGCGCCGCCGCCGACGACGGTGCGTCCGACGGCGGTTCGTCCGACGGCGCGGAGCGCTGA
- a CDS encoding GntR family transcriptional regulator has protein sequence MSDTLSDTAAAPPAGATGPAGDDVGPASTRTVLTGIVRVDRTSLDSPAQQIYQCIARAIQDGRLVPGTRLPTVRALAADVEVAVNTVAKAFRRLGEAGLVITRGRAGTVVAPLDTAGSRAERAAREYAAAVSELGYDAEAAAKLLAAVFAETASAVGRD, from the coding sequence GTGTCCGACACCCTGTCCGACACCGCCGCAGCGCCCCCGGCGGGAGCGACCGGCCCGGCCGGCGACGACGTCGGGCCCGCGTCGACGCGGACGGTCCTCACCGGGATCGTCCGCGTCGACCGGACCTCGCTCGACTCCCCCGCCCAGCAGATCTACCAGTGCATCGCGCGCGCCATCCAGGACGGCCGGCTCGTCCCCGGCACGCGCCTGCCCACCGTGCGGGCCCTCGCAGCCGACGTCGAGGTCGCGGTCAACACTGTCGCCAAGGCGTTCCGCCGGCTCGGCGAGGCGGGGCTCGTGATCACCCGCGGTCGTGCCGGCACCGTCGTCGCGCCGCTGGACACCGCGGGCTCCCGCGCCGAGCGCGCCGCCCGCGAGTACGCCGCGGCGGTCTCCGAGCTCGGCTACGACGCCGAGGCCGCCGCCAAGCTCCTCGCCGCCGTCTTCGCCGAGACCGCCTCGGCCGTCGGCCGCGACTAG